In the Mesorhizobium sp. M1D.F.Ca.ET.043.01.1.1 genome, CACCACCTGCGCCACCTTGAGGTAGAGGCCTTGTCCCATCTCGGTGCCGCCATGGTTCAGGTGCACCGAGCCATCGGTATAGACATGCACCAGGGCGCCTGCCTGGTTGTAGTGCGTGGCGGTGAATGAGATGCCGAACTTGACCGGCGTCAGCGCCAGCCCGCGCTTGATGAAGCGGCTGTTGTTGTTGAAGGCGCTGATCTCGCGCCGGCGCCGCGCATAGTTCGAGCTCGCTTCCAGTTCGGCGATGATGCGGTGGATGACGTTGTCCTCCACCGTCTGGTGATAGGGCGTGATGTTCCTGTCGGACGTGCCGTAGAAATTCTTCTTGCGGATCTCGAGCGGGTCCTTGCCGACAGCAAAGGCCACTTCGTCGATGATGCGCTCGGCCCCGACCATGCCTTGCGGGCCGCCGAAGCCGCGGAAGGCGGTGTTCGACACGGTGTTGGTATAGAGCGGCGCCGACTGCGCATGCACCGTCGGCCAGAAATAGGTGTTGTCGCAATGGAACAGCGCGCGGTCTGTCACCGGGCCGGAGAGGTCCGAGGAAAAGCCGCAGCGCGCCGCGAACATGAAGTCGACGCCGAGGATGTTGCCGTCATCGTCGAAGCCGACCTCATAGTCGATGAGAAAATCGTGCCGCTTGCCGGTGGCGGTCATGTCGTCGTCGCGGTCGGGCCGGATCTTGACCGCGCGATGATGACGCTTGGCAGCGATGGCAGCGAGCGCGGCAAACTGGTTGCCCTGCGTTTCCTTGCCGCCGAAGCCGCCGCCCATGCGGCGGATTTCCACCATGACGGCATTGCTCGGCACGCCGAGCGCGTGACTCACCATATGCTGGACTTCGCTCGGATGCTGGGTCGAGGAATAGATGGTGACGTCCTGGTCCTCGCCCGGAATGGCCATGGCGATGTGGCCTTCGAGATAGAAATGCTCCTGGCCCCCGACGCGCATCTTGCCCTTGAGCTTGCGGGGCGCTGCCTTGATCGCGGCAGCGGCATCGCCGCGCTTAAGGGTTAGCGGCGGCGTGACAAGCTTATCCTTATTCGGGTCGAGCGCACCGACGTCGGTGACGAAGGGCAGTTCCTTGTATTGGACCTTGGCCAGCCTGGTGGCGCGGCGGGCCTCCTCGCGCGTCTCGGCAATGACGCAGAAGATCGGCTGGCCGTAGAACTCCACCTTGCCGTCGGCAAGCACCGGCTCGTCATGGCGGCCGGTGGGCGAAATGTCGTTCTCGCCGGGCACGTCCTTCGCCGTCAGCACGTCGACGACGCCCGGAGCAGCGCGCACGGCCGACAGGTCCATCCCGGTGATGGTGGCATGCGTTGCGGTGGAAAGGCCGAGGCAGCCATGCAGCGTGCCGGCCGGTTCCGGCATGTCGTCGATATAGACCGCGGTGCCGCTGACATGCTTGTGCGCGGAATCGTGCCGCTGGTCGCTGGCGACGCCGCCAGAGATCTTTTGCGCCTTGAGGTTGGGGACGTGCTTGGTCATCAGGCCGCCTCGTTGCGTGACACCTGGAACGGCGCCCTGGTGCCGGTGGTTTCGACGTGGAAGCGCAGCAAAAGGTTCTTTGCCGCCAGCGCCCGGTATTCGGCGGTCGCCCGCATGTCGGTTATCGGCGTGAAGTCGCTGGCATATTCGGCCATCGCGGCCTCCACGGTTTCCTCCGTCCAGGCCTTGCCGATCAGCGCCTTCTCGACCGCCGCGGCTCGCTTCGGCGTCGGCGCCATGCCGCCATAGGCGATGCGGATGTCGGCCACGGTGCCGTCCCTGGCCAGGGTCAGACAGAAGGCGCCGAGGGTCGCGGTGATGTCCTCGTCGCGGCGCTTGGTGACCTTGTAGACGGCAAACTTCGTGCCCTTTGCCGGCACCGGCACATGCACCGCCTCGACGAACTCGCCGGGCTGCCGGTCCTGCTTGCCATAGGCGATGAAGAAGGTTTCGAGCGGGACCGTGCGGCGCGCCTCGCCCTTGCGCAGCGTCAGCCGCGCTCCCAGCGCGATGAACGGCGGCGGCGTGTCGCCGATGGGCGAGCCGTTGGCGACGTTGCCGCCGATGGTGCCCATGTTGCGCACCTGCTCGCCGCCGATGCGGTCGACCAGCGGACCCAATGCGGGGATGCGCCTGGATAGAGTCTCGAAGGCCTCGGTGTAGGTGACGCCGGCGCCGATCGTGATGACCCCATCGGCCTCCGACATCGAGCGCAGGCCGTCGAGCCCGCCGATGAAGACCGCCGGCGCAATGTCGCGCATATGCTTGGTGACCCACAGGCCGACATCGGTCGAGCCGGCAACGATCGTGGCGCCCGGCTCCTTCTCGAGCAGGGCGGCGAAATCGTCGACATCAGCAGGCACGATCAGCCGCTGCTTGCCCGAACCGACCTCCACCCGCGCGCCATCGCGCAGCGCTTCCAGGCGGGCGATGATATCCTTGCGCTCCACCGCCAGCGGATCCTTGGCCGCCTTGCCGTAGCTCGAAATGGCCCGCGCCGCGCGCATGATCGCCTCGTAGCCGGTGCAGCGGCAGAGATTGCCCTGCAGCGCCTTTTCGATCGCCGCGTCGGAGGGGTTGGGCGTCTTCATCCAGAGAGCGTAGAGCGACATGACGAAGCCCGGTGTGCAGAAGCCGCATTGCGAGCCGTGGAAATCGACCATCGCCTGCTGCACCGGGTGCAGGTTTTCTCCGTCGCCGCGCAGATGCTCGACGGTGACCACATGGGTGCCGTCGAGCGAACCCATGAAGCGTATGCAGGCGTTGACGCCTTCATAGACCAGGCCTTCGGCGGAGAGCTTGCCGACCAGCACCGTGCAGGCGCCGCAATCGCCCTCGGCGCAGCCTTCCTTGGTGCCGCGCAGCGAGCGATTGAGCCTGAGCCAGTCGAGCAGGGTCGCATCGGGCGCGATGTCGGCCAGCGCGACGTCGGCGCCGTTGAGGATGAAGCGGATCTCGTTGCGGGTCTCAACCATGGCTCAGCTCCCGCGATAGGTCGAGTAGCCGTAAGGCGAAATCAAGAGCGGCACATGATAGTGGCGTTCCTCCGCCATGCCGAAGCGGATCGGCACGATGTCGAGGAAAGCAGGCTGCGGCAGGCTGATGCCCTGCCCGCGCAGATAGTCGCCGGCGGCGAAGACCAGCTCATATTCGCCGGTGCGGAAATCGGCGCCGGCAAGCAGCGGCGCGTTGCAGCGGCCGTCACCATTGGTGGTGACGGTCTTGAGGTGGGTGCGGCCTTGCCGCTCGACGCGGAAAAGCTCGATCGACAGGCCCTTTGCCGGCCTGCCGGTCGCGGTGTCGAGCACATGGGTCGTCAGACGCCCGCCATCGGCTTTCAACGTTTCTGCCACTGGCCGCCTCCCATTTGCTGTACGAACCCAACGGCCGGTACAGTCCAACGTTTTCAGGTCAATTGTGCGCCAATTAAAGGCGATGCATAAGTCCCGGTCGAGCGGAGTGCGGCAAAAAGCACTTTCAAAAATTTTCGGGGGAATGCTGGAGCACTCCTTTCGATATCTTCATTTCAATTGTCGGGCAGGAGCGACCATGCGTTACGAACGGGACATGCGCGGTTACGGGACCAATCCACCAGACCCGAAATGGCCCGGCGGCGCACATGTCGCGGTGCAGTTCGTCGTCAACTACGAGGAAGGCGGCGAGAACTGCGTGCTGCACGGCGACAGGGCTTCCGAAGCCTTCCTGTCCGAGATCGTCGGCGCTGCACCGTGGGTCGGCAAGCGCCACTGGAACATGGAATCGATTTACGAATATGGCGCCCGGGCAGGCTTCTGGCGGCTGTACCGGCTGTTCACCGAAGCCCAGGTGCCAGTGACCTGCTACGGCGTCGCCACAGCGCTGGCGCGCTCGCCCGACCAGGTCGCGGCGATGCAGGAGGCCGGCTGGGAGATCGCCTCGCACGGGCTGAAGTGGATCGACTATCGCGACCACACGCCTGAGGACGAGAAGCGCGACCTCGAGGAGACGATCCGGCTGCACTACGAAGTGACCGGCGCGCGGCCGACCGGCTGGTACACCGGCCGCACTTCGGTCAACACGGTGCGGCTCGTCGCCGAGGAAGGCGGCTTCGACTACGTCTCCGATACATATGACGACGAGCTGCCCTACTGGTTCGACCGCGACGGGCTGGAGAAGCCGCAGCTCATCATCCCTTACACGCTCGACGCCAACGACATGCGCTTCGCCACGCCACAGGGCTTCAATTCGGGCGACCAGTTCTTCGCCTATCTGAAGGACAGTTTCGACACGCTCTACGCCGAGGGCAAGGCTGGGCGGCCGCGCATGATGAATATCGGCCTGCATTGCCGGCTGGTCGGCCGTCCGGGCCGCGTCGCGGCGCTGAAGCGCTTTGTCGACTATGTGAAGTCGCACGACAAGGTGTGGCTGACCCGGCGCATCGACATCGCCAGGCATTGGCGGGAGACGCATCCTTACCAGGCGCCGGCGCTGCGCCCGTCACGGATGGAGTTCGAAGCCTTCGTGCATGCCTTCGGCGGCGTCTTCGAGCACTCGCCGTGGATCGCCGAGCGCGCCTACGAACTGGAGCTCGGTCCGGCGCATGACAGCGCCGGCGGCCTGCACAATGCGCTCTGCCGCGTCTTCCGCGCAGCGACCGAGGCCGAGCGGCTTTCCGTGCTCAACGCCCATCCCGATCTTGCCGGCAAGCTGGCGGCGGCCAGGCGGCTGACGCCGGAATCGGCCAAGGAACAGGCTTCGGCCGGGCTCGACGCGCTGACCGACAAGGAGCGCGAGCTGTTCTCGAAGCTCAACGCCGCCTACGTCACCACCTTCGGCTTCCCCTTCATCATCGCGGTCAAGGGCAAGACCAAGGATCAGATCCTGGCGGAGTTCGAGGCGCGCATCGGCAATAGCCGCGGCGTCGAGTTCGAGACCGCCTGCAGACAGGTCGAGCGCATCGCGCTGCTTCGGCTGAAAGACATGCTTCCACAATAGGCTTCAACGCACATGGATATGATGAAAATGGCCGAGCGAACCTACTATGCGCCGCATGGCGGCCATCCCGGCCAGACCGAGCTTTTGACCGGCCGCGCCGTCTTCACCGAAGCCTATGCCGTCATCCCCAAGGGGGTGATGCAGGACATCGTCACCAGCCCGCTGCCGTTCTGGGACAAGACGAGGGCATGGATCATCGCCAGGCCGCTCTCCGGCTTCGCCGAGACGTTTTCGCAATACATCGTCGAGGTCCTGCCCGGCGGCGGCAGCGACCGGCCCGAGCTCGACGCCGAAGCCGAGGGCGTTTTGTTCGTGGTCGAGGGCGAGATCACCGTCTCGCTCGCCGGCAAGAAGCATGTGCTTGCCCCCGGCGGCTTCGCCTTCCTGCCGCCATCCAGCGGCTGGACGGCGCGCAACGAGAGCGGCGACGCCGTCCGCTTCCACTGGATCCGCAAGGTCTATGAGGCGGTGGACGGCCTCGACGTACCGGAAGCCTTCTTCACCAATGAGCAGCAGATCGAGCCGAGTCCGATGCCCGGCACCGAGGGACGCTGGGCGACGACGCGCTTCGTCGACCCGGCCGACCTCAGCCACGACATGCATGTCACCATCGTCACGCTCAAGCCCGGCGCCGTCATTCCCTTCGCCGAGACGCATGTCATGGAACACGGGCTTTATGTGCTCGAGGGCAAGGCCGTCTATCGCCTCAACCAGGACTGGGTCGAGGTCGAGGCAGGCGACTTCATGTGGCTGCGCGCCTTCTGCCCGCAGGCCTGCTATGCCGGCGGCCCGGGCAACTTCCGCTACCTGCTCTACAAGGACGTCAACCGGCACGCCAAGCTTGGCGGCGCCCTCGGCGGTCGCGCGCGGTGACCCGCATCGTCGCCCAGCCGCTGACGCGCGAAAACTTCGCGCCGTTCGGCGACGTCATCGACATGGGCGGCGACAACCGCTACCCGATCAACGGCGGCAAGGCGATGCGCTACCACGACCTCGCCACAGCCGAGGCGACCGGGCCGAACGCAAAGGTGCTGATCTCGATGGTACGCGGCACGCCCTACGAGATGCCGCTGAAGCTCACCATGGTCGAGCGCCATCCGCTCGGCAGCCAGGCCTTCATACCGCTGTCGCCGCGCCCGTTCCTGGTCGTCGTCTGCCATGACACCAAGGACGGGCCGGGCGAGCCGCATGCCTTCATCACCGCGCCCGGGCAGGGCATCAACTATCGCCGCAACCTCTGGCACGGCGTTTTGACGCCGATCGGCGAGGAACAGGATTTTCTCATCGTCGACCGCGGCGGCGACGGCTCCAACCTCGAGGAGTGTCATTTCTCGCACCCCTACGAAATCCACCTTCCCTAAGGGTTTTCGATTTCCCATGACCGACATTTCGCTGATCGACCGCCTGCTCGACGTGATCGAGCATGACATCGTGCCGAAGACCGCCGAAGGCGTTGCTCACGGCAACAAGCTGTTCGGCGCCGCCATACTCAGGAAAGACGACCGCTCGCTGGTGCTCGCCGAGACCAACAACGAGATCGAAAATCCGCTCTGGCATGGCGAGGTGCATTGCCTGAAGCGTTTCTACGAGATGCCGAAGGCCGAGCGCGTCGACACCGAGGATGCGCTGTTCCTGGCGACGCACGAGCCCTGCTCGCTCTGCCTGTCGGCGATCACCTGGACCGGCTTCGACAATTTCTACTACCTCTTCAGCCACGAGGATTCGCGCGACAGTTTTGCCATCCCGCATGACCTGAAGATCCTGAAGGAGGTCTTCACCCTCGACCCCGGCGGCTACAACGCCGAGAACGCCTACTGGAAGAGCTTTTCCATACGCCGGCTGGTGCGCTCCCTGCCCGAGACGGAGCGCACGCGGCTGGAGGCGCGCATCGGCAAGATCTCCGCGCGCTATGACGAGCTGTCAGGCACATACCAGGCGAGCAAGGGCGACAACGACATTCCCCTGAGCTGACGCTTATTGACCAGCCGATTTCGCCGGCTGGCCCACGACGCCCTGCCGGCGGTTCCATCATGTGCCCTGCCATGAAAATCGTCACCGAATTCCCCCGCAAAGTAGTCGAATTTCCGGTAATCGGCATCGTCATGCCTGACGGCTGCCGGCTGTCGGCGCGCATCTGGATGCCGGAAGACGCGACTGACGATCCGGTGCCGGCGATCCTCGAGCACCTGCCCTACCGCAAGCGCGACGGCACCATCTTCCGCGATCAGCTGACGCATCCCTATTTCGCCGGCCACGGCTATGCCTCGATCCGCGTCGACATGCGCGGCAACGGCGATTCCGAAGGGCTGATGGACGACGAATATTCGGAGCAGGAACTGCAGGATGCCTGCGACGTCATCGCCTGGGCGGCCAGCCAGCCCTGGTGCAACGGCAATGTCGGTATGATGGGCATTTCCTGGGGCGGCTTCAACTGCCTGCAGGTGGCGGCCAAGCAGCCGCCGGCGCTGAAGGCGGTGATCAGCCTGTGTTCGACCGTCGACCGCTATGCCGACGACATCCACTACAAGGGCGGCTGCCTGCTCCTGGAAAATTTCGGCTGGGCCTCGACGATGCTCTCCTATTCGTCGCGGCCGCCGGATCCGCTCTTCGTAGGCAACGACAGGTGGCGCGACCTTTGGCTGACCCGGCTGGAGAACCAGCCTTTTCTCGCGCCGCTGTGGCTCGGCCATCAGCACCGCGACGCCTATTGGAAGCGCGGCTCGATCTGCGAGGATTTTTCCGCTGTTCAGGCGGCGGTGCTATCGATCGGCGGCTGGCATGACGGCTACCGCAATACGATCTCCAACCTTGTCACCAACATCCAGTCGCCGGTCAAGGGTATCGTCGGCCCATGGATCCACAAATACCCCCACTACGCGGCACCCAATCCAGCCATCGGCTTCCTGCAGGAGGCGCTGCGCTGGTGGGACCGCTGGCTGAAAGGCGCTGAGACCGGCGTCGAGGCCGACCCAGCCTATCGCGCCTATGTGATGGACAGCGTGCGCCCTGCGCGCTGGCATCCCGAGCGGCCGGGTCGCTGGATCGCGGAACAGGACTGGCCGTCGCCTAACATCAAGATACAAACGATCGAACTGATCCCCGAAGGCAAGGAACCCGCCATCGTAGCCTCGCCGCAAAGCTGCGGCCTCGCCGGCGGCGAGTATTTTCCCTTCACCTTCGGTCCGGAACTGCCAGGTGACCAGCGCCCCGACGACGCCCTGTCGGTGTGCTTCGACCAGCCGCCGCTCGGCGAGGCGATCGACATCGTCGGCGCGCCGGAGGTTCTGGTCCGGGTCGCCTCCGATCTCCGGCAAGCGAACAT is a window encoding:
- the xdhB gene encoding xanthine dehydrogenase molybdopterin binding subunit translates to MTKHVPNLKAQKISGGVASDQRHDSAHKHVSGTAVYIDDMPEPAGTLHGCLGLSTATHATITGMDLSAVRAAPGVVDVLTAKDVPGENDISPTGRHDEPVLADGKVEFYGQPIFCVIAETREEARRATRLAKVQYKELPFVTDVGALDPNKDKLVTPPLTLKRGDAAAAIKAAPRKLKGKMRVGGQEHFYLEGHIAMAIPGEDQDVTIYSSTQHPSEVQHMVSHALGVPSNAVMVEIRRMGGGFGGKETQGNQFAALAAIAAKRHHRAVKIRPDRDDDMTATGKRHDFLIDYEVGFDDDGNILGVDFMFAARCGFSSDLSGPVTDRALFHCDNTYFWPTVHAQSAPLYTNTVSNTAFRGFGGPQGMVGAERIIDEVAFAVGKDPLEIRKKNFYGTSDRNITPYHQTVEDNVIHRIIAELEASSNYARRRREISAFNNNSRFIKRGLALTPVKFGISFTATHYNQAGALVHVYTDGSVHLNHGGTEMGQGLYLKVAQVVAEEFQIDLDQVKITATTTGKVPNTSATAASSGSDLNGMAAQNAARQIKERLTNFASEKYQVPRDQVLFLPNRVRIGNQEIPFGDLVKQAYMARIQLSAAGFYKTPKIHWNRDKGEGRPFYYFAYGASCSEVSVDMLTGEYVVERTDILHETGRSLNRAIDLGQIEGGFIQGMGWLTTEELWWDDKGRLRTHAPSTYKIPLASDRPKIFNVTLADWSEANEPTVHRSKAVGEPPFPLGMSVLHALSDAVASVADHKVCPRLDAPATPERVLMAIERLKAAKPA
- the xdhA gene encoding xanthine dehydrogenase small subunit, with translation MVETRNEIRFILNGADVALADIAPDATLLDWLRLNRSLRGTKEGCAEGDCGACTVLVGKLSAEGLVYEGVNACIRFMGSLDGTHVVTVEHLRGDGENLHPVQQAMVDFHGSQCGFCTPGFVMSLYALWMKTPNPSDAAIEKALQGNLCRCTGYEAIMRAARAISSYGKAAKDPLAVERKDIIARLEALRDGARVEVGSGKQRLIVPADVDDFAALLEKEPGATIVAGSTDVGLWVTKHMRDIAPAVFIGGLDGLRSMSEADGVITIGAGVTYTEAFETLSRRIPALGPLVDRIGGEQVRNMGTIGGNVANGSPIGDTPPPFIALGARLTLRKGEARRTVPLETFFIAYGKQDRQPGEFVEAVHVPVPAKGTKFAVYKVTKRRDEDITATLGAFCLTLARDGTVADIRIAYGGMAPTPKRAAAVEKALIGKAWTEETVEAAMAEYASDFTPITDMRATAEYRALAAKNLLLRFHVETTGTRAPFQVSRNEAA
- the uraH gene encoding hydroxyisourate hydrolase; protein product: MAETLKADGGRLTTHVLDTATGRPAKGLSIELFRVERQGRTHLKTVTTNGDGRCNAPLLAGADFRTGEYELVFAAGDYLRGQGISLPQPAFLDIVPIRFGMAEERHYHVPLLISPYGYSTYRGS
- the puuE gene encoding allantoinase PuuE — its product is MRYERDMRGYGTNPPDPKWPGGAHVAVQFVVNYEEGGENCVLHGDRASEAFLSEIVGAAPWVGKRHWNMESIYEYGARAGFWRLYRLFTEAQVPVTCYGVATALARSPDQVAAMQEAGWEIASHGLKWIDYRDHTPEDEKRDLEETIRLHYEVTGARPTGWYTGRTSVNTVRLVAEEGGFDYVSDTYDDELPYWFDRDGLEKPQLIIPYTLDANDMRFATPQGFNSGDQFFAYLKDSFDTLYAEGKAGRPRMMNIGLHCRLVGRPGRVAALKRFVDYVKSHDKVWLTRRIDIARHWRETHPYQAPALRPSRMEFEAFVHAFGGVFEHSPWIAERAYELELGPAHDSAGGLHNALCRVFRAATEAERLSVLNAHPDLAGKLAAARRLTPESAKEQASAGLDALTDKERELFSKLNAAYVTTFGFPFIIAVKGKTKDQILAEFEARIGNSRGVEFETACRQVERIALLRLKDMLPQ
- a CDS encoding bifunctional allantoicase/(S)-ureidoglycine aminohydrolase; the encoded protein is MDMMKMAERTYYAPHGGHPGQTELLTGRAVFTEAYAVIPKGVMQDIVTSPLPFWDKTRAWIIARPLSGFAETFSQYIVEVLPGGGSDRPELDAEAEGVLFVVEGEITVSLAGKKHVLAPGGFAFLPPSSGWTARNESGDAVRFHWIRKVYEAVDGLDVPEAFFTNEQQIEPSPMPGTEGRWATTRFVDPADLSHDMHVTIVTLKPGAVIPFAETHVMEHGLYVLEGKAVYRLNQDWVEVEAGDFMWLRAFCPQACYAGGPGNFRYLLYKDVNRHAKLGGALGGRAR
- a CDS encoding ureidoglycolate lyase — protein: MTRIVAQPLTRENFAPFGDVIDMGGDNRYPINGGKAMRYHDLATAEATGPNAKVLISMVRGTPYEMPLKLTMVERHPLGSQAFIPLSPRPFLVVVCHDTKDGPGEPHAFITAPGQGINYRRNLWHGVLTPIGEEQDFLIVDRGGDGSNLEECHFSHPYEIHLP
- a CDS encoding nucleoside deaminase codes for the protein MTDISLIDRLLDVIEHDIVPKTAEGVAHGNKLFGAAILRKDDRSLVLAETNNEIENPLWHGEVHCLKRFYEMPKAERVDTEDALFLATHEPCSLCLSAITWTGFDNFYYLFSHEDSRDSFAIPHDLKILKEVFTLDPGGYNAENAYWKSFSIRRLVRSLPETERTRLEARIGKISARYDELSGTYQASKGDNDIPLS
- a CDS encoding CocE/NonD family hydrolase, coding for MKIVTEFPRKVVEFPVIGIVMPDGCRLSARIWMPEDATDDPVPAILEHLPYRKRDGTIFRDQLTHPYFAGHGYASIRVDMRGNGDSEGLMDDEYSEQELQDACDVIAWAASQPWCNGNVGMMGISWGGFNCLQVAAKQPPALKAVISLCSTVDRYADDIHYKGGCLLLENFGWASTMLSYSSRPPDPLFVGNDRWRDLWLTRLENQPFLAPLWLGHQHRDAYWKRGSICEDFSAVQAAVLSIGGWHDGYRNTISNLVTNIQSPVKGIVGPWIHKYPHYAAPNPAIGFLQEALRWWDRWLKGAETGVEADPAYRAYVMDSVRPARWHPERPGRWIAEQDWPSPNIKIQTIELIPEGKEPAIVASPQSCGLAGGEYFPFTFGPELPGDQRPDDALSVCFDQPPLGEAIDIVGAPEVLVRVASDLRQANIVVRLCDVHPDGASELISYGVLNLTHRNSHEFPEALVPGESVSARVVLDQCAYRVPSGHRLRIAVSSAYWPMIWPSPEPVQLDLSAATLMLPLRPAATGDEATFPLPEAASPWATKVVRAANSERHVDRNEKTGLVTLSVTDDFGEARDLEHDLVHGSIVREIWAIHPDDPQSATGSTHWTQTLSRNGWSVRTETFANMRSDAQNFVLSARIEAYEGEKLVFERDFKQAIPRALV